The Rickettsiales bacterium genome includes a region encoding these proteins:
- a CDS encoding PAS domain-containing protein — MKEACEDNKKSGDSHVCLHHRCHEDLMEYWNKLRGNRQFPAENEIEPSDIADIWDYCFLISLDDVVKRIGYRYSYMGKELVDAFGDDPNNPDMALRLLSTTKVPSLKKIEEVLDKKQPVIDEGEFVNAHKMEVRYRTCIVPLGYEDGQVAHLFGVMRWKAY; from the coding sequence ATGAAAGAAGCTTGCGAAGATAACAAAAAATCCGGTGACAGTCACGTTTGTCTTCATCATCGCTGCCACGAGGATTTGATGGAATATTGGAATAAACTACGTGGAAATAGGCAGTTTCCAGCGGAGAATGAAATAGAACCATCTGACATAGCTGATATATGGGATTATTGCTTCTTAATAAGTCTTGACGATGTGGTAAAAAGGATAGGTTATCGCTATAGCTATATGGGTAAGGAATTAGTTGATGCTTTTGGTGATGATCCAAATAACCCTGATATGGCACTTCGTCTTCTTTCAACCACAAAAGTTCCTAGTCTGAAAAAAATAGAAGAAGTTCTTGATAAAAAGCAGCCAGTTATTGATGAGGGTGAATTTGTAAACGCTCATAAAATGGAAGTACGGTATAGAACTTGCATTGTACCTCTTGGTTATGAAGACGGGCAGGTCGCGCATCTATTTGGCGTAATGCGCTGGAAGGCATATTAA